The nucleotide window CAGTTGTGCGCTCGGGTCGGTGAAGTCGCAGATCGGGCACACCAAGTGCGCCGCCGGCCTGGCCGGTCTGATCAAGACCGCCATGGCGCTGCACACCGGGGTCAAGCCGCCCACGGCGCACCTGGAACGGCCCAACCCGGCCTGGCAGGAAGGCAGCAGTCCGTTCGCGTTCCACACCTCGGCGCGGCCGTGGGCGGCCCCGCCGGCCGAGCGGGTCGCCGGGGTCAGCGCCTTCGGCTTCGGCGGCACCAACTTCCACGTCGTGCTGCGCGCCCACGCCGGGGGGCCGCCACCGGCGCACGGGCTCGACGCGTGGCCGGCGGAGCTGTTCGTCTTCCGCGGCACCGACCGAAAGGACGCCCACCGGACCATCGAGGAACTGCTGACGCTGGCCGCGACGAACGACGACCACGGGCGGCCCTGGCGGCTGCGCGACTTCGCGGTGACCGCCTCCCGCCGCAGCGACACCTGCGCACACCCGGCGCAGTCGGCCGTCGTGGCCGGTGACCTGGACGAGCTGGCCCGGCTGCTGCGGCGGGCGCTCGCGGGCGAGCACGATCCGTCGGCGGGAGTCTTCGCCGCCGGTGCGGACGGCCCGGCCGGCGAGCCCGGGGCCGCGGCGGACGTGGCGTTCCTCTTCCCCGGTCAGGGCAGCCAGCGGCCGGACATGCTCGCGGAGCTGTTCGTCGCCTTCCCCGAGACCCAGCACTACCTCCAACTCGGCCGGGAGTGGGCCGACGCCCTCTACCCGCCGACCGCCTTCGACCCGGCCGTGGCGGACGGGCAGCGGGCCCGGATCACCGACACCAGGGTCGCGCAGCCCGCGCTGGGCATCGTTGAACTGGCCGTGCACCGGTTGCTGCTGCGGTCCGGAGTGCAGCCGGCCATGATGGCCGGGCACAGCTACGGCGAGCTGGTCGCGCTGTGCGCCGCGGGGGCGTTCGACCCCGCGACCCTGCTGGAGCTGAGTGCGGCACGGGCGGAGGCGATCCTGTCCGCCGCCGGCACGGACCCGGGCGCCATGGCCGCCGTCTCGGCCGGCGCCGCGCAGGTGTCCGCGCAGTTGCGCGCCGCCGGCCTCGCGGACCACGTCGTCGTCGCGAACCACAACGCGCCCGAACAGACCGTCATCTCCGGGCCCACCGAGGCGGTCGGGACGGCGGTGGAGCGGCTGCGGGAGAACGGCTGTGGCGCCAAGCTGATCCCCGTGGCCTGCGCCTTCCACAGCCCCGTCGTCGCCGGTGCCGGTGAGCGGTTCGCCGGGGCGCTCGCCAAGCGCCCGGTGCGCGGGCCGGAGGTGCCGGTCTGGTCCAACCGCACGGCCGCCGTCCATGCGGGACGGCCCGAGGACGTGCGCGGCGAACTGGCCGCCCAGATCGGCGCGCCGGTGCGCTTCGTCGAGCAGATCGAGGACATGTACCGGGCGGGCGCCCGCACGTTCGTGGCCGTCGGACCCGGTTCGGTGCTCACCACGCTGGTGTCCCAGATCCTCCATGACCGTCCGCACTCCACCGTGGCCTGCGAGACACCGGACCACCGGGGACTGCGCGGCTTCCTCGGCGCGCTCGCCCAGCTCGCCGTGGCCGGTGTGCGGGTGCGCACCGGCTGGATGTTCCAGGGCCGCGACGCCACCGAACTGAGCCAGGCGACCTCACCCGAGCGACCTGGCTGGACCGTCAACGGGCAACTGGTGCGCACCACCGACGGCAGCCCGCTGCCCGGTTCGCTCCGGCCGGCCCGACGTATCCAGGAGATATCCGTGACGAAGGCAGACCACGGCGACGCCGTCGCCCAGCGGGACCACATGGTCTCCGAATTCCTGCGCACCAGCCGGGAGATCGTCGCCGCGCAGCGCGATGTGCTGCTCACCTACTTCGGTGCCGCACCGGGCACGCCGGTGGCCGCACCCCCGCCCCCGGCCGCGCCCCTCCCCCCGGCGCTCCGGCCGGCCGAAGCGGCCCTGTCCGCGCCCGGTGCACCCGTCCCCTCCGAGGCCGCCCGGGCCGGCACGCCGCCGTCCCCCGGCGACGCCCCGACGGCCGGCGCGCCGGAGGCGGTCGGCGAGGCCGATGTGCTGCGGACCGTCCTGGACATCGTCAGCGAACGCACCGGCTACCCGGTGGACATGATCGAACCCGACCTCGACCTGGAAGCCGACCTGAGCATCGACTCGATCAAGCGGATCGAGATCGCCGGTGAGCTCGCGGCGCGCCTCGGTGCCGGCGCCCGGGGCGGCCCGGACGCCCCTCAACTCGACGACGCGGAGCTGGACGTGCTGTCCCGGGCCCGCACCGCCGCCGGCCTCGCGGACCTGCTGGCCGCGCGGCTCCACGGCAGCGGGCGGCACCGGGACGACGACGGCGCCGAGAGCCCCGAGGAGCCGCGTCCCGTGCACGAGCCCGCGCAGGCTCCGGCCGGGCATCCGGCCCCGGCCGGGCATCCGAACCCCGAGCCGGTGGCCGCCGAGGCGCCCACTCGGATGGTGCTGCACAGAACCGCCCTTGCGGAGCCGGCGGAAAGCGTCACCGCCCTGGCCGGAAAGCGGATCGCGCTGATAGGCGGCCACGGCCCGGTGTCCGAGAGCCTGTCCGCCCAACTCGCCGCACACGGCGCACGGACGGCCGTCTTCGGCCCGGGGCACCTGCTCACGGATCAGGACGGCCCGTGGGACGGCGTGTTCCATCTGGAGGCGCTGACCGCTGCCGAGGATCCGCTCCTGCCGGAGGGCTTCCCGGTCTTCCAGGCCGCGTTGGGCCACGGCCCGCGGTGGCTGATCGCGGCCGCCCCGGCCGCCGGCGCGAGCGGTGCCCACTGGTCCGAAGGCCGGGCGGACGGACTGCGCGGAATGTTCCGGACCATCGCCCGGGAGTACCCGGACACGGTCGCCAGGTTCGTCGAGACCGACCCGGACGCCTCGGCGGCACGCACGGCGACCGCGCTGGCCGGTGAACTGCTCTCGTCCGGGCACGCCCCGGTCGTGTCGCTGTCCTCCGGCGGGCGCCACGGTCTCGAACTGGTCGAGGACGGCCTCGGTCCGCTGGGTGCCAGGGGCGCCGGACCGGCCGGCGACGGCGTGGCCGAGGCCGAGGCGCTCGGACTGGACCGCGACGCGGTGGTGCTGCTGGTGGGCGGGGCGCGGGGCATCACCGCGCGGTTCGCCGCGACGCTGGCGGCGGCCGGCCGCTGCCGGATCGAGCTGGTCGGCAGGACCGCCGCGCCCACCGGCCCGGAGGACGAGGCGACGCGCGCGGCGCCCGACCGCGCGGCCCTGACGGCCGCCCTCGCGGCGCGGGGCAACCGCTCCCCGGCACAGATCGAGCAGACCGTCACGCGCCTCCTGGCGCAACGGGAGGTACGCGCCACGATCGAGGAGCTGCGCGGGCTTGGCAGCCCGGTGCGGTACCACTCCGTGGACATGCGCGACGCCGAAGCGGTGCACCGGACGGTCAAGGAGATCTACGCGGAGCACAACCGGCTGGACGGCATCGTCTACGCCGCCGGGGTGATCGAGGACCGGATGCTGGCCGAGAAGGAGATCACGTCCTTCCGGCGGGTGTTCCACACCAAGGTCGACGGAGCCCGCACCCTGTTGGCCGCGGTGGAGGACCTGCCCAACGGGCCGGGGTTCACCGTGCTCTTCGGCAGTATCTCGGCCGCCCTGGGCAACCGCGGTCAGGTGGACTACGCGGCGGCGAACGACGCGCTGGAGAGCCTGGCCGGCCGGTGGGCCGCACGGGCCGGCCGCCGGGCGCTGACGGTCCACTGGGGGCCGTGGGCGCCCACCGGGCAGCACAACGGAATGGTCACCCCGGAGCTCGCGCGGGAGTACGTCCGCCGGGGCGTCAGGCTGATCGACCCCGAGGAGGGCACGCTCTGTCTGCTGCGTGAACTCGCCTGGGGCCAGGACTCGGCCGATGCCGTGATCTACACCGCATCGGGTTGGTGAGATGACGTCCTGCGCACACGGCCCGGGCCCCCGGGTCGCCATCGTCGGAATGGCCGTCCTGCTGCCGGGGGCGGCAGACCTCCAGGCGTACTGGCGGAACCTCGCGGCCGGATTCGACGCGATCACCGACGTCCCCGCCGGACGGTGGGACGCCGACTTCTACGATCCGCAGGCGGTGGGACGCTCGGACCGTGTCTACTGCCGGCGGGGCGGGTTCGTCGACGACCTGGCCGACGTCGAGGTGACCCGGTTCGGCATCATGCCCCACTCGGTGGCGGGTACCGAACCGGACCAGCTCCTCGCGCTGAAGGTGGCGGCCGATGCCCTCGCGGACGCCGGCGGCGAGCACCGGCTGCCCGCCCGCGACCGGATCGGCGTGGTCCTGGGCCGCGGCGGGTATCTGACGCCCGGACTCTCCCGTGGATCCCAGCGGGTACGGACGGCCAATCAGCTCGTCCGCACGCTCGGCGAGCTGCTGCCCGGCCTCGGTGCCGACCGGCTGGAGCAGGTGCGGCAGGCGTTCACCCGGCAGCTCGGGCCGGACGAACCCGAGCAGGCGATCGGCCTGGTGCCCAACCTCACCGCCTCGCGGGTGGCCAACCGGCTCGACCTGCGCGGCCCCGCGTACACGGTGGACGCTGCCTGCGCGTCCTCGCTGGTCGCGGTCGACCAGGCGGTGGGCGAACTGGCGAGCGGGCGCTGCGACGTGGTGCTCGCCGGCGGTGTGCACCACTGCCACGACATCACCCTGTGGAGTGTGTTCTCCCAGCTCCGCGCGCTGTCCGTGAGCCAGCGGATCCGCCCGTTCGACCATGCCGCGGACGGCCTGCTGATCGGTGAGGGCACCGGCGTCGTGGTCCTCAAGCGGCTCGCCGACGCGGAGCGCGACGGCGACCGGATCTACGCCGTCATCCGGGGCGTCGGGGTGGCGAGCGACGGCCGCAGCGGCAGCCTCGTCAACCCGGACCCCGCCGGGCAGGTGCGGGCGGTGCGGCAGGCGTGGCGGAGCGCCGGTCTCGACCCCGCCGCGCCCGGATCGGTCGGGCTGCTGGAGGCCCACGGGACCGCCACCCCCTCCGGGGACGCCGCCGAACTGGCCACCCTGGCCGAGGTGTTCGGACCTGCACCCGGCAACGACCGGGCGGTGCTCGGGTCGGTGAAGTCGATGATCGGCCACACCATGCCGGCCGCGGGC belongs to Streptomyces sp. NBC_01454 and includes:
- a CDS encoding SDR family NAD(P)-dependent oxidoreductase yields the protein MTTAPVPEAVLGISPFGEPDPRIVAAVCRAGGLGVLDLGAGDRRAREALASLRQWAPGPFGVRMAAGCALAAADLVEGGSVHTVLLAADSPVRPGDLPAKTRVLVEVTSREEAIGAARAGAHGLVARGQESGGRIGDLSTFVLLQQLVAEPELALPVWACGGIGPHTAAAAVVGGAVGVVLDSQLALLEESALPADVAAAVRTMDGSETVVAAGHRVLRRRGPDAPPLPEDPAAAARLLGAQDLRVQLLPVGQDGFLASRFARQWGDVGGAVRAVTAAVLDAVRDDAPSHALRRDSPMSRALGTRLPLAQGPMTRVSDQAPFAAAVAEGGALPFVALALAGPEQTRTLLEETRSALDGRPWGVGVLGFAPEHTKAAQLEIIRELRPSCAIIAGGRPAQAASLEEAGIETFLHVPSPGLLTQFLGAGARKFVFEGSECGGHVGPRSSFALWEAQIAVLTDFLDAAGGADPGELRVLFAGGIHDARSSAMVAALAAGLSARGVAVGVLMGTAYLFTEEAVSCGAVQPLFQRQVLAARRTELLETAPGHATRCVSSPFTESYRSLKEELESRGVADRQAWEQLERLNVGRLRIASKGVERTGAHLVEVPAARQLAEGMFMAGDVAALRSHVTTIPALHESVSTAAADFFTERAALVRDRLGAARPADGAAPPAPLDIAVVGMSCMFPDAADLASYWAHVVAGADAVTEVPTERWDPEVYYAPEADEAHTESKWGGFLPDIPFDPLRYGIPPSSLGSIEPVQLLALEAARRALEDAGYAGGAPAGGEGRDFDRSRASVVFGAEAGSDLSNAATLRTLLPAYLGELPPELAAQLPRLTEDSFPGMLANVISGRIANRLDLGGANYTVDAACASSLAAVDVACKELSGGTSDLVLCGGADLHNGINDYLLFSSVHALSPTGRSRTFDSAADGIALGEGVACLALKRLTDAERDGDRVYAVIKGVGTASDGKGLGLTAPRPEGQRAALERAYRNAGISPAQVGLVEAHGTGTVVGDRTELAALTELFTEAGAAPGSCALGSVKSQIGHTKCAAGLAGLIKTAMALHTGVKPPTAHLERPNPAWQEGSSPFAFHTSARPWAAPPAERVAGVSAFGFGGTNFHVVLRAHAGGPPPAHGLDAWPAELFVFRGTDRKDAHRTIEELLTLAATNDDHGRPWRLRDFAVTASRRSDTCAHPAQSAVVAGDLDELARLLRRALAGEHDPSAGVFAAGADGPAGEPGAAADVAFLFPGQGSQRPDMLAELFVAFPETQHYLQLGREWADALYPPTAFDPAVADGQRARITDTRVAQPALGIVELAVHRLLLRSGVQPAMMAGHSYGELVALCAAGAFDPATLLELSAARAEAILSAAGTDPGAMAAVSAGAAQVSAQLRAAGLADHVVVANHNAPEQTVISGPTEAVGTAVERLRENGCGAKLIPVACAFHSPVVAGAGERFAGALAKRPVRGPEVPVWSNRTAAVHAGRPEDVRGELAAQIGAPVRFVEQIEDMYRAGARTFVAVGPGSVLTTLVSQILHDRPHSTVACETPDHRGLRGFLGALAQLAVAGVRVRTGWMFQGRDATELSQATSPERPGWTVNGQLVRTTDGSPLPGSLRPARRIQEISVTKADHGDAVAQRDHMVSEFLRTSREIVAAQRDVLLTYFGAAPGTPVAAPPPPAAPLPPALRPAEAALSAPGAPVPSEAARAGTPPSPGDAPTAGAPEAVGEADVLRTVLDIVSERTGYPVDMIEPDLDLEADLSIDSIKRIEIAGELAARLGAGARGGPDAPQLDDAELDVLSRARTAAGLADLLAARLHGSGRHRDDDGAESPEEPRPVHEPAQAPAGHPAPAGHPNPEPVAAEAPTRMVLHRTALAEPAESVTALAGKRIALIGGHGPVSESLSAQLAAHGARTAVFGPGHLLTDQDGPWDGVFHLEALTAAEDPLLPEGFPVFQAALGHGPRWLIAAAPAAGASGAHWSEGRADGLRGMFRTIAREYPDTVARFVETDPDASAARTATALAGELLSSGHAPVVSLSSGGRHGLELVEDGLGPLGARGAGPAGDGVAEAEALGLDRDAVVLLVGGARGITARFAATLAAAGRCRIELVGRTAAPTGPEDEATRAAPDRAALTAALAARGNRSPAQIEQTVTRLLAQREVRATIEELRGLGSPVRYHSVDMRDAEAVHRTVKEIYAEHNRLDGIVYAAGVIEDRMLAEKEITSFRRVFHTKVDGARTLLAAVEDLPNGPGFTVLFGSISAALGNRGQVDYAAANDALESLAGRWAARAGRRALTVHWGPWAPTGQHNGMVTPELAREYVRRGVRLIDPEEGTLCLLRELAWGQDSADAVIYTASGW